A stretch of the Mycobacterium shigaense genome encodes the following:
- a CDS encoding Rv2578c family radical SAM protein: protein MRWASQAVAVNGTAVDDGALPGLQRIGLVRSVRAPQFDGITFHEVLCKSALNKIPEAAALPFRYTVNGYRGCSHACRYCFARPTHEYLDFNCGNDFDTQIVVKTNVAEVLRRELRRPSWRRETVALGTNTDPYQRAEGRYVLMPGIVGALAESGTPLSILTKGTLLRRDLPLIADAAQRVPVSVAVSLAVGDAELHRDVEPGTPTPQARLGLIAAIRDAGLDCHVMVAPVLPHITDSVEHLDALLGDIAAAGATGVTVFGLHLRRSTRGWFMSWLARSHPDLVGPYRELYRRGSYLPPGYRAMLRERATPLIAKHLLAGGHRPFAQAAGAAQPESVQPTLF from the coding sequence ATGCGGTGGGCCAGTCAGGCGGTGGCGGTCAACGGCACCGCCGTCGACGACGGCGCGCTGCCGGGCCTGCAGCGGATCGGGTTGGTGCGCAGCGTCCGGGCCCCGCAGTTCGACGGCATCACCTTTCACGAGGTGCTCTGCAAATCGGCGCTCAACAAGATTCCCGAGGCCGCCGCGTTGCCGTTCAGGTACACCGTAAACGGTTACCGAGGCTGCTCGCATGCCTGCCGCTATTGTTTTGCCCGCCCCACTCACGAGTACCTGGACTTCAACTGCGGCAACGACTTTGACACCCAGATCGTGGTCAAGACCAACGTCGCCGAGGTGTTGCGTCGTGAGCTGCGCCGGCCCTCGTGGCGGCGCGAGACCGTGGCGCTGGGCACCAACACCGATCCCTATCAGCGTGCCGAGGGTCGCTACGTGCTGATGCCGGGCATCGTCGGGGCGCTCGCCGAATCCGGGACGCCGCTGTCGATCCTGACCAAGGGCACCCTGCTGCGCCGGGATCTGCCGCTGATCGCCGATGCCGCCCAACGGGTTCCGGTGTCGGTCGCGGTGTCGCTTGCGGTGGGCGACGCCGAGTTGCACCGCGATGTCGAGCCGGGTACCCCGACGCCGCAGGCGCGGCTCGGGCTGATCGCCGCGATCCGCGACGCCGGTCTGGATTGTCATGTGATGGTCGCCCCGGTGCTGCCGCATATTACGGATTCGGTCGAGCACCTCGACGCGCTGCTGGGCGACATCGCGGCCGCAGGCGCCACCGGAGTCACGGTGTTCGGCCTGCACCTGCGCCGTTCGACCCGCGGCTGGTTCATGTCCTGGCTGGCGCGCTCGCATCCCGACCTGGTCGGCCCCTATCGCGAGCTGTACCGGCGCGGCTCATACCTGCCGCCGGGCTACCGCGCGATGCTGCGGGAGCGGGCCACGCCGCTGATCGCGAAGCACCTGCTGGCCGGTGGGCATCGCCCGTTCGCGCAGGCGGCCGGCGCGGCGCAGCCGGAATCCGTTCAGCCGACGCTGTTTTGA
- a CDS encoding purple acid phosphatase family protein: MSADPAPVEGTPAISRRRLLTTSATSAVLGAGIGGGAALLWSHPGGPAAWYQPDRHGAPPVAGVHLQFGKNAGTEVVVSWHTTDAVHNPRVMLGTPAAGLGRTVPAETRTYRDAKSNTEVRVNHARLTNLTPDTDYVYAAAHDGAEPVHGTVRTAPSGRKALRFTSFGDQSTPTLERLPDGSYSTDNIGSPAAADTTLAIEHLGPLFNLVNGDLCYANLAQDRVRTWSAWFENNTRSARHRPWMPAAGNHENEWGNGPVGYGAYQAYFALPDSGASQDLRGLWYSFTAGSVRVISLNNDDVALQDGGNFYIHGYSGGEQKRWLTAELAAARHDPDIDWVVICMHQTAISTAALANGADLGIREQWLPLFDQYQVDLVLCGHEHHYERSHPLRGSLTTDTRTPMPADTRDDLIDATRGTVHVVIGGGGTSAPTNGVLFPRPQSRVITGVGAFDPAIGRKRPIYVLEDAPWSAFRDRDNPYGFAAFDVDPGQPGGNTTIKATHYALSGPSGAVIAVDEFTLTKPRGGGPA; encoded by the coding sequence ATGAGCGCCGACCCGGCCCCAGTGGAGGGCACGCCCGCCATCAGCCGGCGCCGGCTGTTGACGACCAGCGCCACCTCGGCCGTCCTCGGTGCCGGTATCGGCGGCGGCGCCGCGCTGCTGTGGTCGCATCCGGGCGGCCCCGCGGCCTGGTATCAGCCGGATCGGCACGGCGCCCCGCCGGTGGCAGGCGTGCACCTGCAATTCGGCAAGAACGCCGGCACCGAGGTGGTGGTGTCCTGGCACACCACCGACGCCGTCCACAATCCGCGCGTCATGCTGGGCACCCCGGCAGCGGGTCTCGGGCGCACCGTGCCGGCCGAAACCCGCACCTACCGGGACGCTAAATCGAATACCGAGGTGCGCGTCAACCACGCCCGCCTGACGAACCTGACCCCGGACACCGACTATGTCTATGCCGCGGCGCACGACGGCGCCGAGCCGGTGCACGGCACGGTGCGGACGGCTCCGTCGGGACGAAAAGCACTGCGGTTCACCAGCTTCGGTGATCAATCGACCCCGACGCTGGAACGACTGCCCGACGGCAGCTACAGCACCGACAACATCGGCTCACCGGCGGCGGCCGACACCACCCTGGCCATCGAGCACCTCGGCCCGCTATTCAATCTGGTCAACGGCGACCTCTGTTACGCCAACCTCGCACAAGATCGAGTGCGCACCTGGTCGGCATGGTTCGAGAACAACACCCGCTCGGCACGACACCGGCCGTGGATGCCGGCGGCGGGCAACCACGAGAACGAATGGGGCAACGGGCCGGTCGGTTACGGCGCCTACCAAGCCTACTTCGCTCTGCCGGATTCGGGAGCCAGCCAGGACCTGCGCGGGCTGTGGTATTCGTTTACCGCGGGTTCGGTACGGGTCATCAGCCTCAACAACGACGACGTGGCCCTGCAGGACGGCGGCAACTTCTACATCCACGGCTATTCGGGCGGTGAGCAAAAGCGTTGGCTCACGGCCGAACTCGCGGCCGCTCGACACGACCCGGACATCGACTGGGTGGTCATCTGCATGCACCAGACCGCCATCTCCACCGCGGCCCTGGCCAACGGCGCCGACCTCGGCATCCGCGAGCAATGGCTGCCGCTGTTCGACCAGTACCAGGTGGACCTGGTGCTGTGCGGCCACGAGCATCATTACGAACGCTCGCATCCCTTGCGCGGCTCACTGACCACCGATACCCGCACACCGATGCCCGCCGACACCCGCGACGATCTGATCGACGCCACCCGTGGCACGGTGCACGTCGTCATCGGCGGGGGCGGCACCTCGGCGCCGACCAACGGCGTGTTGTTCCCCCGGCCGCAGTCCCGGGTGATCACCGGTGTCGGCGCGTTCGACCCCGCGATCGGCCGCAAACGGCCGATCTATGTCCTCGAGGACGCGCCCTGGTCCGCGTTTCGCGACCGCGACAACCCGTACGGCTTCGCGGCCTTCGACGTCGACCCCGGCCAGCCCGGGGGCAACACCACGATCAAGGCGACGCACTACGCCTTGAGCGGACCGTCCGGCGCGGTCATCGCGGTGGACGAGTTCACCCTGACCAAACCCCGCGGCGGCGGGCCGGCCTAG
- the ypfJ gene encoding KPN_02809 family neutral zinc metallopeptidase: MTFNEGMQIDTSTASSSGGGGGLGMAFGGGGIGLLILIAALFFGVDPGRVIPQQQNDSGYSAPGFDLGQCKTGADANKYVQCRVVATGNSVDAVWHQLMPKYTRPHVRLFTSSVNTGCGPATTAVGPFYCPVDQTAYFDTDFFQELVDKFGSSGGPFAQEYVVAHEYGHHVQQLQGILGRSQQGAQGAGGNGVRTELQADCYAGIWAHYASTVKQESTGVPYLEPLSDKDIQDALSAAASVGDDRIQKESTGRVNPESWTHGSAAQRQKWFTIGYQSGDPKQCDTFSATNLG, from the coding sequence ATGACCTTCAACGAGGGCATGCAGATCGACACCAGCACCGCGTCGTCGTCGGGCGGCGGGGGCGGCTTGGGGATGGCCTTCGGTGGCGGTGGCATCGGGCTGCTGATCCTGATCGCCGCGCTGTTCTTCGGCGTCGATCCGGGCCGCGTGATACCCCAGCAGCAGAACGACAGCGGCTACTCGGCACCCGGATTCGATCTCGGCCAGTGCAAGACCGGAGCCGACGCGAACAAGTACGTGCAGTGCCGCGTGGTGGCGACCGGCAACTCGGTGGACGCCGTCTGGCACCAGCTGATGCCGAAATACACCCGCCCGCACGTACGGTTGTTCACCAGCTCGGTCAACACCGGCTGCGGGCCCGCCACCACGGCAGTCGGGCCGTTCTACTGCCCGGTGGACCAGACCGCCTACTTCGACACCGACTTCTTCCAGGAGCTCGTCGACAAATTCGGTTCCAGCGGTGGACCGTTCGCCCAGGAGTACGTGGTCGCCCACGAATACGGCCACCACGTGCAGCAGCTGCAGGGCATCCTGGGCCGCTCCCAGCAGGGGGCGCAGGGCGCCGGCGGCAACGGCGTGCGCACAGAGTTGCAAGCCGACTGCTACGCCGGCATCTGGGCGCACTACGCCTCGACGGTCAAGCAGGAGAGCACCGGAGTGCCCTACCTGGAGCCGTTGAGCGACAAGGACATTCAAGACGCCCTGTCGGCAGCCGCCTCGGTGGGCGACGACCGCATCCAGAAGGAGTCGACCGGACGCGTTAATCCCGAGTCGTGGACCCACGGCTCGGCCGCCCAACGCCAGAAGTGGTTCACCATCGGCTACCAGAGCGGCGACCCGAAACAGTGCGACACCTTCTCCGCGACTAACCTGGGCTAG
- a CDS encoding oxidoreductase: MATNIALIGPGAVGTTAAALLHRAGHSVLVCGRTPRQSIELRPDGQDPIVVPGPVRTDPGSVSGTVDVVLLAVKATQNDAAAAWLVPLCGEHTIVVVLQNGVEQVEQVKPHCPASPVIPGIVWYSAETQPEGWVRLRTEPALVLPGGPAAETVAELLRGAGCRVECNPDFITAAWRKLLTNALAGFMALSGRRSGMFRRDDVTELSRRYVAECLAVAQAEGARLPDTLVDELAEMFRHVPEDLGTSILADREHHRPMEWDIRNGVIIRKARAHGLATPISDVLVPLLAAASDGPG; encoded by the coding sequence ATCGCCACCAACATCGCGCTCATCGGTCCGGGCGCCGTCGGAACGACGGCTGCCGCGTTGCTGCATCGGGCCGGTCATTCGGTCCTGGTGTGCGGGCGCACCCCCCGGCAAAGCATCGAACTGCGCCCCGACGGCCAGGACCCGATCGTGGTGCCCGGTCCGGTCCGCACCGATCCCGGCTCGGTATCCGGAACGGTCGACGTAGTCCTGCTGGCGGTCAAGGCCACCCAGAACGACGCCGCGGCCGCCTGGTTGGTCCCGCTGTGCGGAGAGCACACGATCGTCGTGGTGCTGCAGAACGGGGTCGAGCAGGTCGAGCAGGTCAAGCCGCACTGCCCGGCGTCGCCGGTGATCCCGGGCATCGTCTGGTATTCCGCCGAGACCCAGCCGGAAGGCTGGGTGCGATTGCGCACCGAACCGGCCCTGGTGCTGCCCGGCGGACCGGCCGCCGAGACGGTCGCCGAGCTGCTGCGCGGGGCCGGTTGCCGGGTGGAATGCAACCCCGACTTCATCACGGCCGCCTGGCGCAAGCTGCTGACCAACGCCCTGGCCGGGTTCATGGCGCTGTCCGGCCGGCGGTCCGGAATGTTCCGCCGCGACGACGTCACCGAGCTGTCGCGCCGTTACGTCGCCGAATGCCTGGCCGTGGCGCAAGCCGAGGGCGCCCGGCTGCCCGACACGCTGGTTGACGAGCTCGCCGAGATGTTCCGGCACGTGCCCGAGGACCTGGGCACATCGATCCTGGCCGACCGGGAACACCACCGGCCGATGGAGTGGGACATCCGCAACGGCGTGATCATCCGCAAGGCCCGTGCCCACGGGCTGGCCACGCCGATCAGCGACGTGCTGGTGCCACTGCTGGCCGCGGCCAGCGACGGGCCCGGTTAA
- a CDS encoding alpha/beta hydrolase, which translates to MTTYAFDPEIAAVIPLIPDLPGDDPLAIRASLSEMIAQLPPPDTTGIRIEDRQIPGRAGDPAVPIRIYRPEQRSAPAAVYSVHGGGFIAGDLETEHASNVALARELGVVVVSVDYRLAPETPFPGGLEDVYAGLVWTAAHADELGIDPRRIAIRGTSAGGGLCAALALVARDRGGPHIAFQFLSVPELDDRLTTASMTDFIDTPLWSRPRAIVSWDCYLGAGRAGADNVPMYAAPARATDLSGLPPAYVSVMHFDPLRDEGVAYALDMLAAGVSVELHLFPGTFHGSMLIQDAAISKREGAEKIAVLRQGLSL; encoded by the coding sequence ATGACGACCTATGCGTTCGACCCGGAAATCGCCGCGGTGATTCCACTGATCCCCGATCTGCCGGGCGACGATCCGTTGGCCATCCGGGCGTCGCTGTCGGAGATGATCGCGCAGCTTCCGCCGCCGGACACCACGGGGATCCGAATCGAGGACCGCCAAATCCCCGGCCGCGCAGGCGATCCCGCGGTGCCGATCCGCATCTACCGGCCGGAGCAGCGCAGCGCCCCGGCCGCGGTGTACAGCGTCCACGGCGGCGGATTCATCGCCGGCGATCTCGAGACCGAACACGCCTCCAACGTCGCCCTGGCCCGCGAACTCGGCGTCGTCGTGGTGTCCGTCGACTACCGGCTTGCGCCGGAAACACCCTTCCCCGGCGGGCTGGAGGACGTCTACGCGGGGCTGGTGTGGACCGCGGCGCACGCCGACGAGTTGGGCATCGACCCGCGGCGCATCGCGATTCGCGGCACCAGCGCCGGCGGCGGGCTGTGCGCGGCGCTGGCGCTGGTGGCCCGCGACCGCGGCGGCCCGCACATCGCGTTCCAGTTCCTTTCGGTGCCCGAGCTCGACGACCGGCTCACCACCGCCAGCATGACCGACTTTATCGATACACCGCTGTGGAGTCGCCCACGAGCGATCGTCAGCTGGGACTGCTACCTGGGAGCCGGTCGCGCCGGCGCCGACAATGTGCCGATGTATGCCGCACCGGCTCGCGCCACCGATCTGTCGGGTCTGCCGCCCGCCTACGTCTCGGTCATGCACTTCGACCCCTTGCGTGACGAGGGTGTCGCCTACGCGTTGGACATGCTTGCCGCGGGTGTCAGCGTCGAATTGCATTTGTTCCCAGGTACTTTTCACGGGTCGATGTTGATACAGGACGCGGCGATCTCGAAGCGCGAAGGTGCGGAGAAGATCGCGGTGCTGCGCCAGGGGCTGTCGCTGTAA
- the aspS gene encoding aspartate--tRNA ligase, whose product MLRSHATGSLRSSDAGRQVTLAGWVARRRDHGGVIFIDLRDASGVAQVVFRAADVLAQAHRLRAEFCVAVTGVVEVRPEGNANPEIATGDIEVNAASLTVLGEAAPLPFQLDEPAGEELRLKYRYLDLRRDEPAAAIRLRSKVNAAARGVLAGHDFVEIETPTITRSTPEGARDFLVPARLHPGSFYALPQSPQLFKQLLMVAGMERYYQIARCYRDEDFRADRQPEFTQLDMEISFVDTEDIIAVSEEILSALWALIGYPIPTPIPRMTYAEAMSRFGSDKPDLRFDLELVECTEFFKDTTFRVFQAPYVGAVVMPGGASQPRRTLDGWQEWAKQRGHRGLAYVLVGDDGTLAGPVAKNLTDTERDSLAAHVGAKPGDCIFFSAGPVKSSRALLGAARGEIASRLGLIDPDAWAFVWIVDPPLFEPAEEATAAGDVAVGSGAWTAVHHAFTSPKPEFSDIVDTDPGRVLADAYDIVCNGNEIGGGSIRIHRRDVQEKVFAVMGLDQAEAEEKFGFLLEAFTFGAPPHGGIAFGWDRINALLSGVDSIREVIAFPKTGGGIDPLTQAPAPITAQQRKESGIDFKPKQVHQA is encoded by the coding sequence GTGCTGCGCAGCCACGCCACGGGTTCGCTGAGGAGTAGCGACGCCGGGCGGCAGGTGACGCTGGCGGGCTGGGTGGCACGCCGCCGCGACCACGGCGGCGTCATCTTCATCGACTTGCGGGATGCCTCCGGCGTCGCGCAGGTGGTGTTCCGCGCGGCTGACGTACTGGCGCAGGCGCACCGGCTGCGCGCCGAGTTCTGCGTCGCGGTCACCGGCGTCGTCGAGGTGCGCCCGGAAGGCAACGCCAACCCCGAGATCGCCACCGGCGACATCGAGGTCAACGCCGCGTCGCTGACCGTGCTCGGAGAGGCCGCTCCGCTGCCGTTCCAGCTCGACGAGCCCGCCGGCGAGGAATTGCGGCTGAAATACCGCTATCTCGATCTGCGTCGGGACGAACCAGCCGCGGCAATTCGGTTGCGCTCCAAGGTGAATGCCGCCGCACGCGGGGTGCTGGCGGGTCACGACTTCGTCGAGATCGAAACACCGACGATCACCCGCTCGACGCCGGAGGGCGCCCGCGACTTCCTGGTGCCGGCCCGGCTGCACCCGGGTTCGTTCTACGCCCTGCCGCAGAGCCCGCAGCTGTTCAAGCAGTTGCTGATGGTGGCCGGCATGGAGCGGTACTACCAGATCGCGCGCTGTTACCGCGACGAGGACTTCCGCGCCGACCGACAACCCGAATTCACCCAGCTAGACATGGAGATCAGCTTCGTCGACACCGAGGACATCATCGCGGTCTCCGAGGAGATCCTGTCCGCCCTGTGGGCGTTGATCGGCTATCCGATTCCGACGCCGATCCCGCGGATGACCTACGCCGAGGCGATGAGCCGGTTCGGCTCCGACAAGCCGGATCTGCGCTTCGACCTGGAACTCGTCGAGTGCACGGAGTTCTTCAAAGACACCACATTTCGGGTATTCCAGGCGCCGTATGTCGGCGCGGTGGTGATGCCCGGCGGGGCCTCACAGCCGCGACGCACGCTGGACGGCTGGCAGGAGTGGGCCAAGCAGCGCGGGCATCGTGGGTTGGCCTACGTGCTGGTCGGTGACGACGGCACGCTGGCCGGCCCGGTAGCCAAGAACCTGACCGACACCGAACGCGACAGCCTGGCCGCGCACGTCGGGGCGAAACCGGGGGACTGCATCTTCTTCTCGGCCGGCCCGGTGAAGTCGTCGCGGGCGCTGCTGGGTGCGGCGCGCGGCGAGATCGCCAGCCGGCTGGGCTTGATCGACCCGGACGCGTGGGCGTTCGTCTGGATCGTCGACCCGCCGCTGTTCGAGCCCGCCGAGGAGGCCACCGCCGCGGGCGACGTGGCCGTCGGCTCCGGGGCGTGGACCGCCGTGCACCACGCCTTCACCTCGCCCAAGCCCGAATTCTCTGACATTGTCGACACCGACCCCGGCCGGGTGTTGGCCGACGCCTACGACATCGTCTGCAACGGCAACGAGATCGGAGGCGGCTCGATTCGTATCCACCGCCGCGACGTCCAGGAAAAAGTGTTCGCGGTGATGGGCCTGGACCAGGCCGAGGCCGAGGAGAAATTCGGATTCCTGTTGGAGGCATTCACTTTTGGCGCGCCTCCGCACGGCGGCATCGCGTTCGGCTGGGACCGGATCAACGCCCTGCTGTCCGGGGTGGACTCCATCCGCGAGGTGATCGCCTTCCCCAAGACCGGCGGCGGCATCGACCCGCTGACCCAGGCGCCCGCGCCGATCACCGCCCAGCAGCGCAAGGAATCCGGAATAGACTTCAAGCCCAAACAGGTTCACCAAGCGTGA
- a CDS encoding nitroreductase family deazaflavin-dependent oxidoreductase: MTEAIPDTATINAFNQNIADEFRANGGKVGGQFEDGNLLLLTTTGAKSGQTRLSPLAYFDVEDKLIVIGSFGGAPRDPAWVHNLRANPRAYIEVGTDAYDVTARELPSAERDRLFERLTEMAPGFAEYQAKTSRVIPLFELRRN; this comes from the coding sequence GTGACCGAAGCCATTCCTGACACCGCAACGATCAACGCGTTCAACCAGAACATCGCCGACGAATTCCGGGCCAACGGCGGCAAAGTGGGCGGGCAATTCGAAGACGGCAACCTGCTGTTGCTCACCACGACGGGCGCCAAGTCCGGCCAGACCCGGCTCTCGCCGCTGGCCTACTTCGACGTCGAGGACAAGCTGATCGTCATCGGGTCGTTTGGCGGCGCGCCCCGGGATCCCGCGTGGGTGCACAACCTGCGGGCCAACCCGCGGGCGTACATCGAGGTCGGCACCGACGCGTACGACGTGACGGCGCGGGAGTTGCCGTCCGCCGAGCGTGACCGGCTCTTCGAAAGGCTCACCGAGATGGCGCCGGGCTTCGCCGAGTATCAGGCCAAGACCAGCCGGGTGATACCGCTTTTCGAGTTGCGGCGAAACTAG
- a CDS encoding FUSC family protein, whose translation MSSLLTVRAAAGTAAAAAFERLRGLWFTIAQTSVASALAWYIAADLLKHPQPFFAPIASAVCLSISNVLRGQRAVQMIIGVALGIWMGAGVQRLIGTGVVQIGIAVLLALCVGALVGQNFIGQGMMFVNQTVVSSILVLALYHTGPVSERIDDALIGGGLAIVFAVLLFPADPLRVLSRARIGVLEALQQVLSRTADVAAGRRVAAHDWPLPAVDRVHEKLGDLLQARATARQVVRLSPRRWRLQATFRGADHQAVHVALLASSVLQLARVVVPAVGGCCDRLPQAAEAVLVDLAKATSLADSNPVAAITHVEAARVHASVLLANARERTDVVIADVVQACVDDLQRVIDLRPERAG comes from the coding sequence ATGAGCAGTCTGTTGACGGTGCGTGCGGCGGCCGGCACCGCCGCCGCCGCGGCCTTCGAACGGCTTCGCGGTCTGTGGTTCACGATCGCGCAGACATCGGTCGCTTCCGCGCTGGCCTGGTACATCGCCGCCGACCTGCTGAAGCACCCCCAGCCGTTCTTTGCGCCCATCGCGTCGGCGGTGTGCCTGTCGATCAGCAACGTGCTGCGCGGCCAGCGCGCCGTGCAGATGATCATCGGTGTGGCCTTGGGGATCTGGATGGGCGCCGGCGTGCAACGGCTGATCGGCACCGGGGTTGTCCAGATCGGCATCGCCGTGTTGCTCGCGCTGTGCGTCGGGGCGCTGGTGGGGCAGAACTTCATCGGCCAGGGGATGATGTTCGTCAATCAGACCGTGGTGTCGTCGATTCTGGTGCTGGCGCTGTATCACACCGGTCCGGTCTCCGAGCGGATCGACGACGCCCTGATTGGTGGCGGCCTAGCCATCGTGTTCGCCGTCCTGCTGTTTCCGGCCGACCCGCTGCGGGTGCTGAGCCGGGCTCGCATCGGGGTGCTGGAGGCCCTGCAGCAGGTGCTGTCGCGCACCGCCGACGTGGCCGCCGGCCGCCGGGTGGCCGCGCACGATTGGCCGCTGCCGGCCGTCGACCGTGTGCACGAAAAGCTGGGGGACCTGCTCCAGGCCCGCGCGACCGCACGGCAGGTCGTGCGGCTGTCGCCGCGGCGGTGGCGGCTGCAAGCCACCTTCCGGGGCGCGGACCACCAGGCAGTGCATGTGGCTCTCCTGGCGAGTTCCGTGCTGCAACTGGCCCGCGTCGTCGTGCCGGCGGTGGGCGGCTGCTGCGACCGGCTACCGCAGGCGGCGGAGGCCGTCCTGGTCGACCTCGCCAAGGCCACCTCGCTGGCCGACTCGAACCCCGTGGCGGCCATCACCCACGTCGAGGCCGCGCGCGTGCACGCGTCGGTGCTGCTGGCGAACGCGCGGGAAAGGACGGATGTGGTGATCGCGGACGTCGTTCAGGCCTGCGTGGACGACCTGCAGCGGGTCATCGACCTGCGCCCGGAACGCGCCGGCTAG
- a CDS encoding MmcQ/YjbR family DNA-binding protein — MATWNDVARIAAGLPLTSEQSPHDWRVGRKLLAWERPLRPSDREALAAQGTAAPEGDILGVRVPDEGIKFALISDDPGVYFTTPHFDGYAAVLVKLDAIDVGDLEELMTEAWLTQAPRKLVQEFLADSR; from the coding sequence GTGGCCACGTGGAACGACGTCGCCCGCATCGCGGCTGGGCTACCGCTGACCTCCGAGCAGTCACCCCACGACTGGCGGGTCGGCAGGAAATTGCTGGCGTGGGAACGGCCGCTGCGCCCCTCCGACCGGGAGGCGCTGGCCGCGCAGGGAACGGCGGCGCCGGAGGGCGACATCCTGGGTGTGCGAGTTCCCGACGAGGGCATCAAGTTCGCCCTGATCTCCGACGATCCGGGCGTGTACTTCACTACGCCGCATTTCGACGGCTACGCCGCGGTGTTAGTCAAGCTGGACGCGATCGACGTCGGCGACCTCGAGGAGCTGATGACCGAGGCCTGGCTGACGCAGGCGCCCCGGAAGCTGGTCCAGGAGTTTCTGGCCGATTCGCGCTAG
- a CDS encoding transglutaminase family protein yields MSSPVRDPATIRHRITHRTQYRYSDTVTSSYGRGFLTPRDSMRQRCIAHRLTIDPAPADSSTSQDFYGNISSYFHVTEPHQKLTVISDSIVDVYPPPPHRYASGPALDAWEAARPAGHAGARALATEFTLDLDPPEITGAVREYAAPSFVPGRPLVEVLRDLTSRIFADFTYRSGSTTISTGVNEVLAAREGVCQDFARLAIACLRANGLAASYVSGYLATDPPPGKERMIGIDATHAWAAVWTPQQAGQFEWLGLDPTNDQLVDERYIVVGRGRDYADVPPLRGIIYTNSEHSVIDVGVDVMPFDGDDFDA; encoded by the coding sequence TTGTCGTCGCCAGTGCGTGACCCGGCCACCATTCGTCACCGCATAACGCACCGCACCCAGTACCGCTACTCGGACACCGTGACCAGCTCCTACGGCCGCGGCTTTCTGACGCCGCGCGACTCGATGCGGCAGCGCTGCATCGCCCACCGGCTCACGATCGACCCGGCGCCGGCCGACAGCTCCACGAGCCAAGATTTCTACGGCAACATCAGCTCGTACTTCCACGTCACCGAGCCGCACCAGAAGCTGACGGTGATCAGCGACTCCATCGTCGACGTGTATCCGCCGCCGCCGCATCGCTATGCCAGCGGGCCTGCGCTGGACGCATGGGAGGCCGCCCGGCCCGCCGGGCACGCCGGGGCGCGGGCGCTGGCGACGGAGTTCACCCTGGATCTGGATCCGCCGGAGATCACCGGCGCGGTGCGCGAATACGCGGCGCCCAGCTTCGTGCCCGGCCGCCCGCTGGTTGAGGTGCTGCGCGACCTCACGTCGCGCATCTTTGCCGACTTCACCTACCGATCGGGCTCGACGACGATTTCCACCGGGGTAAATGAGGTTCTGGCGGCCCGGGAAGGGGTATGCCAAGACTTCGCACGGTTGGCGATTGCCTGCCTGCGCGCCAACGGGTTGGCGGCCAGCTACGTGTCTGGGTATCTGGCCACCGACCCGCCCCCCGGAAAGGAACGCATGATCGGCATTGACGCCACCCACGCCTGGGCTGCGGTGTGGACCCCGCAGCAGGCAGGCCAATTTGAGTGGCTGGGTCTTGATCCCACCAACGACCAGCTGGTCGACGAGCGCTACATCGTGGTGGGGCGGGGCCGCGACTACGCCGATGTGCCCCCCTTGCGCGGGATCATCTACACCAACTCAGAGCACAGCGTGATCGACGTCGGGGTCGACGTCATGCCGTTCGACGGGGATGACTTCGATGCGTGA